One region of Rhizoctonia solani chromosome 9, complete sequence genomic DNA includes:
- a CDS encoding Fungal specific transcription factor domain, whose translation MPIGDLGLVVSLELAFTTVLGWALSFELGLVALGLLIYCIDTELRFLAALESSFSPRPRIDSLRLSTMMNFAPSLPPPLFFVGPIVHRPGACSNCKRLKMKCVFEDGMDICQRCKHTNKNCVVEGRKPRQGPNKRELMMREIANKDQLIDSLLRQIHNPAMRTPINWPPSVPAPQQSTNPDRPPDRDVVAWIESIKQYKPPTPTGSIDAGSNVQGHTRATSEPLTIPNDQPDDDAVSFGESASNVKGRDERPRTPVELRQDSGEVDDKLHSIPDGTSPVGLIAKLSLRANRDKRGSDAGMTGDAEEEDKWVGVGNMTYFEAGPSANPELRRMIIERQMPPEILTHGIIKPNEVEILFKIFFDQLNPFLSILDPHMHTPAFVFGRCPFLFTAVCAISSRYYTKRPELYTIAMHFAKQSAATALIDGWKSVELVQAYIIMSVYPVPARRWEEDRTWLYLGLAIRMATDLNLHLPWQGKATGEAHEREILNRTRTWLICFNLDRSGATQFGRPPTIREDYIVRKSGDWYKRSKFNLPLDIHLTGYTHLLRIVARFLASVYSDSNSPTALNKNADFLTLCTQTDEELTAFERETKELFEKESDPNDPACKYRCDLLPFLSNYSRVVIFSFGHQQAFQRGLEKGKVFFDKCYKAASEVIRIAIEILAPSGRLKYSPDGHFVFLSFAAAFLLKMLRPQFAAARERSQSQNIIALVSRLAEVLGSNEVAIDDRHSPRLYSRFLSGLIQKHTQGSMILAAPSNVNTGGGSGASGGSAPDRSGAQGKGKDPAGGAHKPANPSISGSNKSAPATDAGFMHESPPSGPVPLPSEADEARDQIGIVPPVRMKSPPIVIRPPTIDQSMHDHSRPNGVHQRSLSDGQQPASNSIMGGYVTVEPSGDTLSSMASTTQGETTITDVTGDDMEFEDSHNMLAAMAALQDPTWWDTSLLPGWSANFADDGSNSSQEMRNWYAANHPQANHPQANLPMMNNLPNLMVPGLDFTQGMQMNPHEMGMDHMMAGYGYR comes from the exons ATGCCTATTGGTGACTTGGGTCTTGTGGTATCGCTTGAACTTGCTTTTACGACCGTCTTGGGTTGGGCACTTTCGTTCGAATTGGGATTGGTCGCTCTTGGACTTTTGATATATTGCATCGACACTGAATTGCGCTTCCTCGCGGCACTCGAATCGTCTTTCTCTCCTCGACCCCGAATTGATTCCCTCCGCCTGTCCACCATGATGAATTTCGCACCATCTCTACCGCCCCCCTTGTTCTTTGTCGGCCCGATTGTCCATAGGCCGGGAGCATGCAGCAACTGTAAACGCCTCAAG ATGAAGTGCGTTTTCGAAGACGGGATGGATATTTGCCAGCGGTGTAAGCATACGAACAAGAATTGTGTTGTCGAGGGTCGAAAGCCCAGACAAGGTCCCAA TAAACGCGAATTGATGATGCGCGAGATTGCAAACAAAGACCAGCTTATCGATTCACTCTTGAGACAG ATCCATAACCCCGCCATGCGGACACCCATCAATTGGCCGCCTAGCGTTCCGGCCCCCCAACAATCCACCAATCCTGACCGCCCGCCCGACCGCGATGTCGTTGCTTGGATCGAATCGATCAAGCAGTACAAGCCTCCTACTCCTACCGGCTCGATCGATGCGGGAAGTAATGTCCAGGGCCACACCCGCGCCACCTCTGAGCCTCTGACGATCCCAAATGACCAGCCCGATGACGACGCAGTCAGCTTTGGCGAAAGTGCTTCCAACGTCAAAGGAAGA GACGAGCGACCTCGTACACCTGTCGAATTGCGCCAAGACAGCGGCGAAGTCGACGATAAGCTCCATTCTATTCCCGACGGCACCTCGCCCGTCGGACTCATCGCCAAACTCTCGCTCCGCGCGAACCGCGATAAGCGCGGGAGCGATGCCGGAATGACGGGCGACGCTGAGGAAGAGGATAAATGGGTCGGGGTCGGGAATATGACCTATTTCGAGGCGGGGCCGAGCGCGAATCCCGAGTTGAGGCGGATGATCATCGAGAGGCAGATGCCGCCTGAGATTCTGACGCATGGAATTATCAAGCCCAACGAGGTTGAGATTTTGTTCAAGAT ATTTTTCGATCAATTGAAT CCGTTCCTCTCGATTCTTGATCCTCATATGCATACACCCGCCTTTGTCTTTGGTAGATGCCCATTCCTTTTCACAGCGG TCTGTGCTATTTCCTCCCGATATTACACCAAGCGCCCAGAACTATACACCATCGCGATGCACTTTGCCAAGCAATCCGCTGCCACGGCGTTGATCGACGGGTGGAAGAGCGTCGAATTGGTACAAGCGTACATCATCATGAGCGTCTATCCCGTCCCGGCTCGGCGATGGGAAGAAGACCGTACCTGGTTGTACCTCGGACTGGCCATCAG GATGGCGACCGACTTGAATTTGCATTTGCCTTGGCAGGGCAAGGCTACTGGTGAAGCTCACGAGCGCGAAATATTGAACCGGACGAGGACATGGTTGATCTGTTTCAATTT GGACCGGTCCGGTGCTACGCAGTTTGGACGACCTCCAACGATCCGGGAGGACTATATTGTGAGGAAATCGGGTGACTGGTACAAGCGGAGCAAATTCAA CTTGCCACTTGATATTCATTTGACTGGGTATACCCATCTGCTCCGGATTGTGGCTCGTTTCTTGGCAAGCGTCTACTCGGATTCGAACTCTCCCACCGCCTTGAACAAG AACGCGGATTTCTTGACCTTGTGTACGCAGACGGATGAAGAGTTGACTGCGTTTGAACGTGAGACCAAGGAGTTATTTGAAAAAGAGTCTGATCCGAATG ATCCggcgtgtaagtacaggtgTGATCTGCTACCCTT CCTGTCAAACTATTCTCGCGTG GTCATCTTTTCTTTCGGGCACCAACAAGCTTTCCAGAGAGGGCTTGAAAAGGGGAAAGTGTTCTTTGACAAG TGCTACAAAGCTGCCTCGGAGGTTATTCGTATAGCGATCGAAATCCTTGCACCTAGTGGCCGGTTAA AATATTCCCCGGATGGTCATTTCGTATTCCTTAGCTTTGCGGCTGCGTTCCTTCTCAAA ATGCTCCGTCCTCAATTCGCCGCAGCACGCGAACGTTCCCAATCTCAAAACATTATCGCTCTAGTCAGCCGATTGGCCGAAGTTCTTGGTTCCAACGAGGTGGCCATCGACGACCGGCACAGCCCGCGCCTATACTCTCGATTCCTTTCTGGGCTTATTCAGAAACATACCCAAGGATCGATGATTCTCGCTGCGCCTTCGAATGTGAATACTGGTGGAGGTTCTGGTGCTAGCGGCGGTTCAGCGCCCGACAGGTCCGGTGCTCagggcaagggcaaagaTCCAGCGGGGGGTGCACACAAGCCTGCCAACCCATCTATTTCAGGATCGAACAAGAGCGCGCCGGCTACAGATGCAGGTTTTATGCACGAATCGCCACCATCTGGGCCCGTGCCGCTACCTTCTGAAGCGGATGAAGCTCGCGATCAGATCGGAATCGTGCCGCCCGTAAGAATGAAGAGCCCGCCGATTGTCATTCGTCCTCCGACTATCGACCAGAGTATGCATGATCATTCTCGGCCCAACGGAGTTCACCAGCGAAGCCTCTCGGACGGACAACAGCCAGCTTCGAATAGTATCATGGGTGGCTATGTCACTGTCGAGCCCAGTGGGGATACCCTTTCCTCAATGGCGAGCACCACTCAAGGCGAGACGACTATCACCGACGTAACAGGCGACGATATGGAATTCGAGGATTCGCACAATATGCTGGCGGCGATGGCAGCGCTTCAAGATCCTACCTGGTGGGACACGAGCTTATTGCCCGGCTGGAGTGCGAACTTTGCAGACGACGGAAGTAACTCTTCGCAAGAAATGAGGAACTGGTACGCGGCCAACCATCCGCAGGCGAACCATCCACAGGCCAACTTGCCAATGATGAACAACCTACCGAACCTCATGGTGCCAGGCCTTGATTTTACCCAGGGTATGCAAATGAACCCGCACGAGATGGGCATGGACCACATGATGGCTGGCTACGGGTACCGATGA